A window of Sebastes umbrosus isolate fSebUmb1 chromosome 3, fSebUmb1.pri, whole genome shotgun sequence contains these coding sequences:
- the LOC119485089 gene encoding erythroblast NAD(P)(+)--arginine ADP-ribosyltransferase-like: MKGTMLVFAALCLILCWTLPVGSRKISFIINLPKANPSIQMSMVEDAVDDMYCDCKDKMMKRVKNEYFKKENTGTFAKVWKIEENCSKDRLKRKDKEDKALTKDHMRAICVYTSDYESFYETFNAAVRTNRTVYNTSFPFHSLHFWLTFALQILNNNKKCHTTYRRSKAEFTGDVKQIIRFGIFASSSYKTTLTMFGKKTCFKIKTCFGAYLKHYPHLGKVEQEVLIPPYEKFKITEKIKDKSVEGLEDCEVVYILKSAGVQSNVDCRAA; this comes from the coding sequence ATCAGTTTTATCATCAATCTACCAAAGGCAAACCCGAGCATCCAAATGAGCATGGTTGAAGATGCTGTTGATGACATGTACTGTGATTGCAAagacaaaatgatgaaaaggGTCAAGAACGAATACTTTAAAAAAGAGAACACTGGAACATTTGCGAAAGTCTGGAAGATAGAAGAAAATTGTTCCAAAGACAGACTAAAACGTAAAGACAAAGAGGATAAGGCTCTAACTAAGGATCACATGCGAGCAATCTGTGTTTATACATCTGATTATGAAAGCTTTTATGAGACGTTCAATGCTGCAGTCCGGACCAACAGAACCGTCTACAACACCTCCTTCCCATTTCACTCCTTACATTTCTGGCTGACATTTGCTTTGCAGAttctcaataataataaaaaatgtcacactACTTACCGCAGATCCAAAGCTGAGTTTACTGGCGATGTCAAACAAATAATTCGGTTTGGTATCTTTGCCTCCAGCTCTTACAAAACAACACTGACCATGTTTGGTAAGAAGACCTGCTTTAAAATTAAAACCTGTTTTGGTGCTTACCTCAAACATTATCCACATCTTGGAAAGGTAGAGCAAGAGGTGCTCATCCCTCCCTATGAGAAGTTCAAGATAACTGAGAAAATAAAGGATAAATCTGTAGAAGGTCTTGAGGACTGTGAGGTTGTGTATATCCTGAAAAGTGCAGGAGTTCAAAGCAATGTAGACTGCCGTGCTGCATAA